The genomic stretch ATGTCTTGCAAGTACTGGCAACCTGACCAAGGGATGCTAAGCAATAATAGACTTACAACAAATAGCTGTTTGTTTAAGGTCATCATTGCACTTGCCAGCGATAGCCTAAGCCGTAAGCGGTGTTGATGGCGCAAAACTGATCATCAATACTTTGAAATTTTTTGCGGATGCGTTTGATGTGCGAGGTAATAGTGTTGTCATCCAGCACCACTTTTGCAGCTTCCATTAATTGCTCGCGGCTTTTTACTTGGCCCGGGTGGCGTGCCAGTGTATGAATAATCCAAAATTCGGTGACGGTGATATCCAGCGCTTGTTGCTGCCATTGGATGCGCATCTGTTCAATATTGATGCTTAGATCTCCGGTATTAATCACTTCTTCTGCCAAGGTGGGGTTGCCAAGGGCATCTACGCGGCGAAACAGAGCTACTATTCTGGCCAACATATGGTGCAGGCCAATGTCTTTGGTTAGGTAATCATCAGCACCTAAGCGCAGCCCCGAAATTTTATCAAATTCATTTTCTCGGGCGGTTAAAAATACAATGGGCAAGGTTTTTGAGCGGCTGCGAAGGTCCCGGCATAATTCAAAGCCGCCTTCAATTTCGTCTTCTAAGCCCACGTCAATCACCGCTAAGTCGGGCAGTTTGTGTGCAAAGCCGGCCATGGCAGCGGCGCGGTTGGGATAGATGCTGACCGAATAGCCCTGTTGTTCAAAGGCGTCACGATAATTTTGCGCGATATGTATTTCGTCTTCCACGATGGCAATGTGTTTAGGCATCGATAATCCTTGCTCGGTAGTGTGGTGGTCGCTTGGTTGAATTGTAACGCAGAAAACACGTTTTAAAACCAATGCCACAATTTGCCATAATTGATCATCGCAATTGCATTATTGGCCTATAAAAAAGCCAAACCAAAGCGGTTTACTACTCCCTGCTAATGCCAGCTAGGGAGAAAACCAATGTTTAAATTAAAACGACGTACTCATCCGGTTTTTATAGAGGATGACGATTGGACAACAAAATCGCGTAAACCTTTGCGGTTGCGGTTCATTTTATTGTTATTAGTTGTGCTGTTCGGCGGCTGGGCTTGGCATAGTAGCCAAGCAGATGCCTTGGATGAGTTTGGCGGAGGGCAATTATTGAGCGCGTCACCAGCCGCTGGTGAGGCACAGGCGTTGGTTAATATTGCCAATAAAACGGCGATCAAAGTCAGTGGTATGGTTGCCCATGTTGCTGTTGAGCAGCGGTTTATTAATAAGCAGGATGACTGGTTGGAGGCGGTTTATGTGTTTCCTCTACCCGATAAAGCCGCCGTACATCGTATGCGGATCAAGATTGGCGACCGAGTTATTAGTGGTCATATTAAAGAAAAATCCGAGGCCAAGGCTATTTACCAACAGGCCAAGGCAGAAGGAAAAAAGGCCGCTCTCGTCAAACAGTATCGCCCCAATCTATTTAAAACCACGGTGGCTAATATTCCTCCCGGTGAAACCATTGTGGTTGAGCTGGATTATATTGAGCCGGTAGATTATCAGCACGGGGAATTTCAGCTGCGGTTCCCACTAGCTATTACGCCGCGTTATTTACCGGTGGTGCATCAGGCTGACGATCATCAGCAGATGGAAACACTGATGATGGATTATTTGGGCTGGTCGTTACCGCAAGTGGACAGCTTTGCGCTTAAGCACACGGCAACGGAGCTGACGGTAGAGTTAGATATGGGGTTGGCTTTACAGCGTATCAATAGTGCTTATCACAGCATTCAGATTACGCCGCAAAAGAATAATCTTTATCAAATAAAACTTGATCAAAATAGCGCGCTACTGCAACAGGATTTTGTGCTGCGCTGGCAGACCCAAGTAGGGCAAGCCCCTGAAGCTGCAATTTTTAAGGAGCGGGTGGATGGCAAGGATTTTGTACAACTTATGTTACTTCCGCCGCCGCTCTCTGCAAGCGATGAATATCTGCCACGCGAAGTGATTTACGTGATTGATACCTCTGGCTCCATGCAGGGGCCCTCTATTATTCAGGCTAGGAATAGCTTGTTATTAGCGATAGATAAACTGAATGCGCAAGATCGTTTCAATATTTTTTCTTTTAATAATAAAACGTCACATTTATTTACTGGTGCGGTGGCGGCTAATCAGGAGAATTTGTTAAGAGCTAAGCATTATGTCAATAACTTAAAAGCTGACGGTGGCACGGAAATGATGCCAGCTTTGCGGCAGTCTTTAGCGGAGAGTTTTGGCGATGAGCGAGTGAGACAAATTATTTTTATCACCGACGGTGCGGTCAGTAATGAGGCTGAGCTGTTTAAAGTCATTCATCAGCGCTTAGGTGATAGCCGTTTGTTTACGGTTGGCATTGGTGCTGCACCCAATTCATTTTTTATGCGCAAGGCCGCTCAATTTGGTCGCGGCACTTTTACCCATATTGGCAATGTTAATGAAGTGCAGGTGAGCATGACGCAGCTGTTAAATAAACTCAATGCGCCGGTGATGAGTGATATTCAAGTCAGCTGGCCCAAGGATAGTGGTGCAGACCAATACCCACAAAAAATACCTGACCTCTATGCTGGTGAGCCCTTACAGCTAAGTGCGGCTTTGCAGCAGCTACCCCGTGAAATTACAGTGAGTGGCAAGCAGGCCGGTAAACACTGGGAAAAAACACTGACATTAGCCGCACAGGCCAACCATCAAGGTATTTCCACGCTGTGGGCGAGAGAAAAAATTCAGCATTTATTAGATAAAAAAATCACGGGATGGCCAGAGCAAGAGGTGCGGCAATCAGTGCTTGATATTGCCTTAAGCCACCAATTGATGTCCCCCTACACTAGCTTTGTTGCTGTTGAAGCAGACCTGCAGGAGCCTCTGAATACGCCTGAAATGAAAACTATTGCTATCCCCAAAACATCTACCCGCGCCATGTTGAGCTTGCTTTGGGGCTTGGGTTTATTCGGGTTTTTTCTAGTGATAAAAATATGTTTGAGCAGAGACGAAGATTATGAGTAGCTACGGCCGCCGTTGCCAACATAAAAACTGGCGATTTTATTTGTTGGCCTGCTTATTTTTTTCGGCAACATTCGCTATTGCTGATGGCTTGCTGATTGTTATGAAGGCGCAGTTAGCGCAACAATTAATAGGTTATGCCTGGGAGCAAAGCCTGCGCACTGGCTTAAATGTTAAGCCGTGGCCGTGGGCCGATACCTGGCCGGTTGCAAAATTGCAATCTGAACAACTAGCTAATGACCTTTATATATTAAAAGGGGCTCAGGGTAATGCGCTGGCTTTTGGCCCCGGTTGGCTTGATGAGAGTGTGCAGCCCAATCAACCCGGCACAAAAATTGTTGCTGCCCATCGCGATACTCATTTTAGATTTTTACATCGGCTAAAAAATAATGATGTGTTAACACTAATAAACAAACAGGGATTAAGTGCGCGTTACCTTGTGGAAAGTACTGAAGTTATGGACAGCGTTAACGAACAGTTAGTGGTTGATAAGCAGCTTGAGCAATTATTGTTGATAACCTGTTATCCCTTTGATGCTATCGAAGCGGGAGGACCCCAGCGCTATATTGTGAGGGCGATGCCCGAAAAGTTAAATAATGATGAGGAACGATGATGGCTGCCACAATCACCCTGTATAAATCGATATCGCCGTTGCTGCTTGCGCATTTAATCAACGTGGATTGGCGTTATTTTGTCCCTGAGTCTGTCGATCAAAAATTATTTGTCCCGAAGTTACACCGTCCCTTTGCAGAAATGTTGGCCAGGCAGCTTGAGGTGGCAAATTATGGAGCAGGTTATGTAGTGCAGTTTAAAGTACAGCGGCAGTTTTTACGGCGTTATAATGTAACTTCTGTAGCTTATAAAGAGTATGAGGAATATTGCATACCGATTGAAGACTTAGCCGAGATGAATCGTTTTATTGTAGGTAGGGCTAGGTTGGTTTCACGGTTTTCAAGTAATTTGCCGCGTAATCAAAAAAATGGTCAAGAGACAGTCATCAATAAGTCCAGCATGCATACAGCTACGCTCAGGGAAGCAGAGCTGCATTGATGTAATTAAAGGGGTCAGAGCCCTTTTTCTTCCTGATAACACCATCAATCCATGGAGCTTCCTATGAAAATATTACGCCAGTTATTGTTTTTACTGTGTACGCTTCTCATCATACCTGTGTCGGCAATTTAGTGGCGCCTGTCCTCGGTGACGGATCAGCGTATATCTTCAACCACTACAGTCCCTCGGCGGCGGCTTTGTCCGGTGGCACCAGCACTTGGTTTATGTGTGCTTTCAACCTGACTATCACCTACCTTCGAGGCCTGAACAGCTGGCAGGATCAGCGTAGGTTTTGGCACAGGCGTTTTTGGTTTTACAAGTTTTTCTGGAGTCTTGGCGGTATTTTTCACCACATGAACAATATCCGTATCATCAAATCTTGCCGCAGAAACATAACAGCTTGCGCTAATCATTACGACAACCACACTGGCTTTAAAGATTTTCATTTTCATTTTGATATCCATTTTAATGTTGAACATCTTGTTTCGATAGTTCTGTGTCGTAAGCCTATCTAAAATGGTTCAAAAATAAAAACGGGGCCGGACCTTACATCGTGCATTCCCTCATCTAAACTGTTTTAAATAATGGGGCGGAGTCCTTTTCGGCAATAAAGATGCCGGTGGGATTATTTTTTTAACATATACCGAAGCATTACTACGTCCCGGAAAATGTTCACCAGCTCAATAAAGTGGGGCAGGCTATGTTAGAAATCAGTACGCGCACTAAGGAGTTAGCAAACGGCCCCTGCTTGATAGCGGTGAACGTCTTGCGTATAGCAAGGGTTATTTGTTGAGAGGAGCGTAGGGTTTCTGAAAAATCATCACATGTTGTTGCGGTAAATAGTTATCTGTTTTTATCCACGTTAAACCTACTGCCTGCATTTCTTTTTTTGCCTGTTTTTCGGTCATCTTATGCAGCCGTTTTATCGGTACGTTTCGGTCTTCACCTCGATATTCGACTAGCGCGACCCGGCCCCCCGGTTTTAATCCGGTGACGACACCTTGCATGACTTCTTTTGGATAAGAAAATTCATGGTAGGCATCAACCATTAAAACGATATCAGTTGAGTCGTGAGGAATATTGGGTTGGGTTTCTGTAGCGATTATGGTTTCTATATTACTGATGTTTTGGGTTGCTTTGCGCTGTTCAATAATGTCGAGCATTTCACCTTGGATGTCTACAGCCAATACTTTTCCCTGGGGTACTTGGGTTGCCATCGGGAAGCTGAAATAACCAGTGCCTGCGCCCAAGTCGACCACGACATCGGTTGGTTTTAAGCCCATGTTGCTTAATAATAAATCCGTTCGTTCTTCTTGTTCGCGGCTTGGTCGTTCTAACCAACCTGCGCCTAAGTGGCCCATGACATGGGAGATCTCACGACCCATATAATATTTGCCAATACCATCAGAACTGATACGACCTTGTTGATAGGCTTGTTCATTTTGTTGGTTGCCTGCTTCAGCTCCAATAGGAATAAGCAGGCAGGCAAGGGTGAGAAGGCCATTGATAATCATGGATAAACCTCGATAGATGCGATGCTGACTATACGTTTGTCGATTATTATCGGATGTTGTTTTAAATGACTACTGTTGACTCAAAGGGGTCAATTAAAGGGCTCTGACCCCTTTTACATGTTAGATACTATTTTTGATAATTAATTTGAACCGTTCATTGCCAGCCTTCGACAGAGTTAGTACATAAACACTTTAAAAGGGCTAAATCATGAAAAATTCAGCATCATTACTTGTAAAAACTTGTTTATTATCAGCAACGTTGGCTTTTACTGTTACAGCACACAGCGCTGCTTTTATGAAGCTGGGCGACATTAAGGGCGAATCCAGAGCCACTGCCGAGCAGCCAGCGAGTGAGCAAAAGATTCAAACTACTCGCGGCGGTCAGGCGATGTTATTGCCTGCTGTACAGAGTGCTCGTGAAGCGGCCAGAAGAGGGAAGAACACCCCTAAGCCTAGCAGTGATCATAGTGCCGGAGATGAGCATGAGATTACATACGATATTGCTGCCGGCGTTTGATTACTAGTTTGTTGGTTAATTCACTATTTGTTTGTTTAGATGAAAGGTGCCGGGGCCAGTTATAAAAAGGTTCCGGGGCCTGTTCTAATAGTTAACACCCGAATCAAAGGGGTTGACCCTTTTTACAAATACCCCGCTTGTCTCACCAACGACTGATAAGCAAATAACAATTGGCAACTATTGCCACCACTTTTTATTCTTATCAGTGGGTTGCGGGTAAGAGTACTGGGGCGCTAGATCAGGTAGCCCGGGTGTACCGTCGACAAATTAGACATTCGGGTTTTGAAATTTCTGCCCCTAA from Oceanicoccus sp. KOV_DT_Chl encodes the following:
- a CDS encoding class I SAM-dependent methyltransferase, which codes for MIINGLLTLACLLIPIGAEAGNQQNEQAYQQGRISSDGIGKYYMGREISHVMGHLGAGWLERPSREQEERTDLLLSNMGLKPTDVVVDLGAGTGYFSFPMATQVPQGKVLAVDIQGEMLDIIEQRKATQNISNIETIIATETQPNIPHDSTDIVLMVDAYHEFSYPKEVMQGVVTGLKPGGRVALVEYRGEDRNVPIKRLHKMTEKQAKKEMQAVGLTWIKTDNYLPQQHVMIFQKPYAPLNK
- a CDS encoding class GN sortase, with amino-acid sequence MSSYGRRCQHKNWRFYLLACLFFSATFAIADGLLIVMKAQLAQQLIGYAWEQSLRTGLNVKPWPWADTWPVAKLQSEQLANDLYILKGAQGNALAFGPGWLDESVQPNQPGTKIVAAHRDTHFRFLHRLKNNDVLTLINKQGLSARYLVESTEVMDSVNEQLVVDKQLEQLLLITCYPFDAIEAGGPQRYIVRAMPEKLNNDEER
- a CDS encoding marine proteobacterial sortase target protein, with protein sequence MFKLKRRTHPVFIEDDDWTTKSRKPLRLRFILLLLVVLFGGWAWHSSQADALDEFGGGQLLSASPAAGEAQALVNIANKTAIKVSGMVAHVAVEQRFINKQDDWLEAVYVFPLPDKAAVHRMRIKIGDRVISGHIKEKSEAKAIYQQAKAEGKKAALVKQYRPNLFKTTVANIPPGETIVVELDYIEPVDYQHGEFQLRFPLAITPRYLPVVHQADDHQQMETLMMDYLGWSLPQVDSFALKHTATELTVELDMGLALQRINSAYHSIQITPQKNNLYQIKLDQNSALLQQDFVLRWQTQVGQAPEAAIFKERVDGKDFVQLMLLPPPLSASDEYLPREVIYVIDTSGSMQGPSIIQARNSLLLAIDKLNAQDRFNIFSFNNKTSHLFTGAVAANQENLLRAKHYVNNLKADGGTEMMPALRQSLAESFGDERVRQIIFITDGAVSNEAELFKVIHQRLGDSRLFTVGIGAAPNSFFMRKAAQFGRGTFTHIGNVNEVQVSMTQLLNKLNAPVMSDIQVSWPKDSGADQYPQKIPDLYAGEPLQLSAALQQLPREITVSGKQAGKHWEKTLTLAAQANHQGISTLWAREKIQHLLDKKITGWPEQEVRQSVLDIALSHQLMSPYTSFVAVEADLQEPLNTPEMKTIAIPKTSTRAMLSLLWGLGLFGFFLVIKICLSRDEDYE
- the pdsR gene encoding proteobacterial dedicated sortase system response regulator; translation: MPKHIAIVEDEIHIAQNYRDAFEQQGYSVSIYPNRAAAMAGFAHKLPDLAVIDVGLEDEIEGGFELCRDLRSRSKTLPIVFLTARENEFDKISGLRLGADDYLTKDIGLHHMLARIVALFRRVDALGNPTLAEEVINTGDLSINIEQMRIQWQQQALDITVTEFWIIHTLARHPGQVKSREQLMEAAKVVLDDNTITSHIKRIRKKFQSIDDQFCAINTAYGLGYRWQVQ